A section of the Campylobacter porcelli genome encodes:
- a CDS encoding polysaccharide biosynthesis/export family protein, translating to MKRLLLILAIFTTSSIAAVQTESINSANSVVSSTQSSINTQDLNQTTYNFQPVQTVFGENLFNGNFTMVSQHIYNPDYILAIGDMVNVKLWGAYEFEKQLTIDSQGNIFLPKVGVIKLLGVKNSNLVATISKSVKKVFKENVHVYADMGIYQNVSVFVTGNVNRPGLYQGLSSDSLIQFIDKAGGINPQYGSFRDIIVVRNNQPYKKVDLYDFMVDGKIEMFALKNGDVILVGSVGAYMSASGEVLRSYRFEAKDKTMSLKELARLAGIKPVVTQAIVRSHADNSQIQINSYPLAKFDSINLRAGDAVEFMTDHSASEVRVNIDGEHSGSRAIVMPKGATLGDLMDKIGFNPQSNIDALQLFRKSVAKMQKNLIDSHLRELESIALTTSSDTTQEAQIRATEAKAILDFIERARMVEPKGQVVISNKDDIYQIVLQEDDTIYIPTKDNIVIVQGEVSMPGAFTHVANSDIEDYIKMAGDLSSRADSSRVILVSANGKAGKFKASSGEDVYPGDSILVLPKVETKMLQATSILTQILYQLAIAAKVVIDL from the coding sequence ATGAAAAGATTATTATTAATTTTAGCTATTTTTACAACTTCATCTATAGCTGCGGTGCAAACAGAATCTATAAACTCAGCAAATTCGGTAGTTTCATCTACTCAATCATCTATAAATACACAAGATTTAAACCAAACTACATATAATTTTCAGCCGGTACAAACCGTGTTTGGAGAGAATTTATTTAATGGTAATTTTACGATGGTTAGTCAGCATATCTATAATCCTGATTATATTTTAGCCATTGGAGATATGGTAAATGTGAAGCTTTGGGGGGCGTATGAGTTTGAAAAACAACTTACTATAGACTCTCAAGGAAATATATTTTTACCAAAAGTTGGTGTTATTAAGCTTTTGGGTGTGAAAAACTCAAATTTAGTCGCGACAATCTCAAAAAGCGTAAAAAAGGTATTTAAAGAGAATGTCCATGTCTATGCTGATATGGGAATTTATCAAAATGTATCTGTATTTGTAACTGGCAATGTCAATAGACCTGGTCTTTATCAAGGGCTTAGCTCAGATTCACTTATCCAATTCATAGATAAAGCTGGTGGCATAAATCCGCAATATGGTAGCTTTCGTGATATTATAGTTGTTCGTAATAATCAGCCTTATAAAAAAGTGGATTTATATGATTTTATGGTTGATGGCAAGATAGAGATGTTTGCGCTTAAAAATGGAGATGTGATATTAGTAGGTAGCGTTGGGGCGTATATGAGTGCTAGTGGCGAGGTGCTTCGCTCATATAGATTTGAGGCAAAAGATAAGACAATGAGCTTAAAAGAGTTAGCTAGATTAGCTGGTATTAAACCAGTTGTTACTCAAGCGATTGTAAGAAGTCACGCAGATAATAGTCAAATTCAAATCAATAGCTATCCACTAGCTAAATTCGATTCTATTAACTTAAGGGCTGGAGATGCGGTTGAGTTTATGACTGATCACTCTGCTAGTGAAGTGCGTGTAAATATAGATGGAGAGCATAGTGGCTCTCGTGCGATAGTTATGCCAAAGGGTGCTACTCTTGGAGATTTGATGGATAAGATCGGCTTTAATCCACAATCAAATATAGACGCACTTCAGCTATTTAGAAAAAGTGTGGCTAAAATGCAAAAAAATTTGATTGATTCACACCTAAGAGAGCTAGAATCCATAGCCCTTACTACCTCATCAGATACAACCCAAGAAGCGCAGATTAGAGCGACTGAGGCTAAGGCGATTTTGGATTTTATAGAGCGTGCTAGAATGGTTGAGCCTAAGGGTCAAGTGGTGATTAGCAATAAAGATGATATTTATCAAATTGTATTACAAGAAGATGATACCATCTATATACCAACAAAGGATAATATAGTAATTGTCCAAGGCGAGGTATCAATGCCAGGAGCATTTACTCATGTGGCTAACTCTGATATTGAAGATTATATCAAGATGGCTGGGGATTTAAGCTCTAGGGCTGATAGCAGTAGAGTTATACTAGTTTCAGCCAATGGTAAAGCTGGTAAATTCAAAGCCTCTAGCGGAGAGGATGTCTATCCTGGGGATTCGATTTTGGTTTTACCAAAGGTAGAGACCAAAATGCTACAAGCTACAAGTATTTTAACTCAAATTTTATACCAATTAGCCATAGCTGCTAAGGTGGTTATAGATTTGTAA
- a CDS encoding NnrS family protein: MISSLKELIYDFFIHPMRLFFIMSGLFAIFGTIILIFNIGDFISFHKFIFIELFVSSAFVGFLLTAVSDWADYKGSLLPYSVIGFILLILALSTQILGFNGSIFIAFLWSFIAITTLIWLIKAKNYDNFSLIFLLCFIAFIEFYGVIYEPKPYALIHCFMGGIILIGFRISTVLARLALDRKFKDNSYIFIPNPILKNISYISLLALALCDILRLDNTTSGFICAGAGLIILSQISQWHHRVFLSTHYTFIYYILLFGSGLIYLALGVDLLFGLNFTSTILHGITIWSTIGFIFFVFNVSSLRHSGQATLNLPICGKIGIILLAIATISKLFLAQIWDIFYITIPAILVGLLFLIFVGRYTIIYKNNPFTDDPE, translated from the coding sequence TTGATTAGTAGTTTAAAAGAGTTAATTTATGATTTTTTTATCCACCCTATGAGACTATTTTTTATAATGAGTGGATTATTTGCTATTTTTGGGACAATTATACTGATATTTAATATTGGCGATTTTATATCATTTCATAAATTTATATTTATAGAGCTTTTTGTCTCTAGTGCTTTTGTGGGCTTTTTGCTTACTGCTGTGAGCGATTGGGCTGATTATAAGGGGAGTTTGTTGCCTTATAGCGTAATTGGATTTATATTATTAATTCTAGCTTTATCAACTCAAATTTTAGGCTTTAATGGCTCTATTTTTATAGCATTTTTATGGAGCTTTATAGCTATAACGACCTTAATTTGGCTGATAAAAGCTAAGAATTATGATAATTTTAGCTTGATTTTTCTTCTTTGTTTTATTGCTTTTATTGAATTTTATGGGGTTATTTACGAGCCTAAGCCCTATGCATTAATACACTGCTTTATGGGTGGAATTATTTTAATTGGATTTAGGATTAGTACTGTGCTTGCTAGATTGGCTTTAGATAGAAAATTTAAAGATAATTCATATATATTTATCCCAAATCCAATTTTAAAAAATATCTCCTATATCTCTCTTTTAGCCCTTGCTTTGTGCGATATTTTAAGATTAGATAATACTACTTCTGGATTTATCTGTGCTGGAGCTGGATTAATTATCCTAAGTCAAATATCACAATGGCATCATAGAGTATTTCTAAGCACACATTATACATTTATATACTATATTTTATTATTTGGAAGCGGGCTAATATATCTAGCTTTGGGGGTTGATTTGCTATTTGGGCTTAATTTTACCAGCACAATATTACATGGGATTACCATTTGGAGCACTATAGGATTTATCTTTTTTGTATTTAATGTATCATCGCTTAGACATAGCGGACAAGCAACTTTAAACCTACCAATCTGTGGTAAAATAGGAATTATTCTACTAGCCATCGCTACTATATCAAAGCTATTTTTAGCCCAAATTTGGGATATTTTTTATATTACAATTCCAGCTATATTAGTTGGATTGCTCTTTTTAATCTTTGTTGGTAGATATACTATAATATATAAAAACAACCCATTTACAGATGATCCTGAATAA
- a CDS encoding ATP-binding cassette domain-containing protein — protein MSILRVENLSYYIAQKPIIKDFSLSLNLGQIVTLFGPSGCGKSTFLRLISSILKPKDGIINHSGKISYIFQEHRLFDSLSVYENIALVMKRADPKWIYDNLSDLGLSKIDAKKYPNELSGGMRARVAFIRALAYNGDLILLDEPFSGIDFTMRQILMEKLNSAIKSNNKAAILVTHDAYEACKLSDIIIFLSQTQMQIEKTLKINQKNRDEKFIKELFNSEFKGRIYFD, from the coding sequence ATGAGTATTTTAAGAGTTGAAAACTTAAGCTATTATATAGCTCAAAAGCCTATAATTAAAGATTTTTCCTTAAGTCTAAATTTAGGTCAGATTGTAACACTTTTTGGTCCTTCTGGATGTGGAAAAAGCACATTTTTAAGGCTAATTAGCTCTATTTTAAAACCAAAAGATGGAATTATAAATCATAGTGGCAAAATCTCATATATATTTCAAGAGCACCGCCTTTTTGATAGTTTAAGCGTCTATGAAAATATCGCCTTAGTGATGAAAAGAGCAGATCCAAAGTGGATATATGATAACCTTAGCGATTTAGGTCTTAGCAAAATAGATGCTAAAAAATATCCCAATGAACTAAGTGGCGGTATGAGAGCTAGGGTAGCTTTTATTAGAGCTTTGGCTTATAATGGGGATTTGATATTGCTTGATGAGCCATTTAGTGGTATTGATTTTACCATGCGTCAAATATTAATGGAGAAATTAAATTCAGCCATAAAATCAAATAATAAAGCCGCTATTTTAGTTACTCATGATGCTTATGAGGCTTGTAAGCTATCTGATATTATAATTTTTTTATCACAAACTCAAATGCAAATAGAAAAAACTCTAAAAATAAATCAAAAAAATAGAGATGAAAAATTTATAAAAGAGCTTTTTAATAGCGAATTTAAAGGGAGAATTTACTTTGATTAG
- a CDS encoding ABC transporter permease yields the protein MITQDGNAIRLNAFHKISNYLIEGLSGLGIIALFLGVWHIGSKISGEFILPAPLNVLQRSLEIIASSDNQILLTIYRTTISIVFAFIIGWILGVIAGSFKTLARLFKPLMDIFLAIPPIIWIVISLFWFGIGSVSVIFSVFIAIFPLSFANSMLSVITLDDRLDEVCIAYKLNLFKRLKAYYLPHILPYLLNSLNIITAMGIKIMIMAELLGASDGVGAKIADARTYLDTTEVLAYVTIMIGFILLFNFLFIKPIKIIFLPWLKES from the coding sequence ATGATAACACAAGATGGTAACGCCATAAGACTTAACGCTTTTCATAAAATTAGCAACTACCTAATAGAAGGACTTAGTGGGCTTGGAATCATAGCTCTATTTTTAGGAGTGTGGCATATTGGCTCTAAGATTAGTGGGGAATTTATCTTACCAGCCCCGCTTAATGTCCTTCAACGCTCACTTGAGATTATCGCAAGTAGTGATAATCAAATTTTACTAACAATATATAGAACAACTATTAGCATAGTTTTTGCCTTTATTATTGGCTGGATTTTAGGCGTAATAGCTGGAAGCTTTAAGACATTAGCTAGATTATTTAAACCACTGATGGATATATTTTTAGCCATTCCACCAATTATATGGATTGTTATAAGTTTGTTTTGGTTTGGGATTGGAAGTGTGAGTGTGATTTTTTCTGTATTTATAGCAATTTTTCCTTTAAGCTTTGCAAATTCTATGCTTAGTGTGATTACTCTTGATGATAGGCTAGATGAAGTTTGTATCGCTTATAAATTAAATTTATTCAAAAGATTAAAAGCCTACTATCTGCCACATATCTTGCCATATCTTTTAAATTCGCTAAATATCATAACTGCTATGGGAATTAAGATTATGATTATGGCTGAGCTACTTGGTGCTAGCGATGGAGTTGGGGCTAAAATCGCAGATGCTAGAACTTACCTAGATACTACTGAAGTTTTAGCTTATGTTACGATTATGATTGGGTTTATTTTGCTATTTAATTTTCTTTTTATAAAGCCTATAAAGATTATATTTCTGCCTTGGCTTAAGGAGAGTTGA
- a CDS encoding ABC transporter substrate-binding protein — protein MNNRRDFLQKSSILALGSLGVLSIPNLLFGNKNRVDIWNAPAIISLIVAVAIKQGMAKDLINLNYKEWRNPDQLRAGFASGSFLLSSSPVNVGLNLANQGLDIKMLNILTNGLNYIFSKDKNLSSLKDLEGKKLIMAFKNDLPDIVFRSLCIKNNINLDKINITYVQTPPEAMMMFLKKDFDNILISEPMGSAMGLAAKKNGVDIKRALDIQKIWADTFKQAPIIPQAGLIVNGSFYQKNIEFFNTFHQDLKDALIWINSSPDLAAQFGSKYLLVPQPAIKEAIAYANLRVDRCKDISDNLDRFFSIIYDINPKLIGGKMPSKEIYL, from the coding sequence ATGAATAATAGAAGAGATTTTTTACAAAAAAGTTCGATTTTAGCTCTTGGGTCTTTGGGTGTTTTGAGTATTCCAAATTTACTCTTTGGTAATAAAAATAGAGTTGATATTTGGAATGCGCCTGCGATTATATCGCTTATTGTGGCTGTAGCAATAAAGCAAGGAATGGCAAAAGATTTAATAAACCTAAACTATAAAGAGTGGAGAAATCCTGATCAATTAAGAGCTGGATTTGCAAGTGGTTCGTTTTTGCTATCAAGCTCACCTGTAAATGTAGGACTGAATTTGGCAAATCAAGGACTTGATATTAAGATGCTAAATATCTTAACAAATGGATTAAACTACATATTTAGCAAGGATAAAAATTTAAGCTCATTAAAGGATTTAGAGGGTAAAAAACTAATTATGGCATTTAAAAATGATTTGCCAGATATTGTTTTTAGATCATTATGTATAAAAAATAACATAAATTTAGACAAAATCAATATCACATATGTCCAAACTCCACCTGAAGCGATGATGATGTTTTTAAAAAAAGATTTTGATAATATCCTTATATCTGAGCCTATGGGATCGGCAATGGGTTTAGCAGCTAAGAAAAATGGAGTTGATATAAAACGAGCTTTAGATATACAAAAAATATGGGCTGATACATTTAAGCAAGCCCCTATAATTCCGCAAGCTGGATTGATAGTAAATGGTAGCTTTTATCAAAAAAATATAGAATTTTTCAATACTTTTCATCAAGATTTAAAAGATGCTTTAATATGGATAAACTCTAGTCCTGACCTAGCAGCACAATTTGGCTCTAAATACCTACTTGTACCACAACCAGCGATAAAAGAGGCTATAGCTTATGCCAATTTGAGAGTGGATAGATGTAAAGATATTTCTGATAATTTAGATAGATTTTTTAGCATAATCTATGATATAAATCCAAAACTCATAGGTGGAAAAATGCCTAGCAAAGAGATATATTTATGA
- a CDS encoding TonB-dependent receptor domain-containing protein has translation MAGILIIKNYSTILLRARESNLYTTLNAHTTNATPYRSANGDKINFGYNRDGVNLILGYVFDPFNEIKFSFLEDNIKNDKQPQHTMDLLYTRRYVSKINYRFGFNDLSDTLNFDLSYIKLDREADNFSNRQNNANQVKMRVDRDIFNTSVKYDKDILSFHNLIGIGYTHDNHIAKRYAKANNQSEFKFNGYRFPDIEVDEFNLFDTIKYSISPAHAISIGLEYDYNKAKIKALNDVVQSNGVTNITPQIIWQNHYGDIFDGDINQDALSMATRYDFTPDDTQIYSLSLESIERIPSNDERFVSLNGTNAQGWASNPNLNPERRNRIKTEFKLKNSNFIDYMSSKFDNDSWQIGGHFIADWANDFIILDRSKSIATKGNVISRNIDARLYSLNGNLSYNFLENFGFKTNIYYNYGENKSDNRPLYQIAPLEMTLNLDYQNYTKFGKYSIGAAMRAVASQNRGDFDKNSGLGIDNKTGGFAIFDLYASIAIKGNWGARFGVNNIFNKKYSEYISGSHVEAIEPSAVDAPDRGFYVSFNGKF, from the coding sequence GTGGCGGGTATTTTGATCATAAAAAATTATAGCACCATATTATTAAGAGCTAGAGAGTCTAATCTCTATACTACATTAAATGCTCACACAACCAATGCCACCCCATATAGAAGTGCTAATGGAGATAAGATTAATTTTGGCTATAATCGAGATGGAGTAAATTTAATATTAGGCTATGTGTTTGATCCATTTAATGAGATTAAATTTAGCTTTTTAGAAGATAATATAAAAAATGATAAACAACCTCAACATACGATGGATCTACTATATACAAGGCGTTATGTTTCTAAGATTAATTATAGATTTGGGTTTAATGATCTATCTGATACTTTAAATTTTGATCTTTCTTATATTAAATTAGATCGAGAAGCTGATAACTTCTCAAATCGTCAAAATAACGCAAATCAAGTAAAGATGAGAGTAGATAGGGATATTTTTAATACTAGTGTAAAATATGATAAAGATATTTTAAGCTTTCATAATCTAATTGGAATTGGCTACACGCATGATAATCACATAGCAAAACGATACGCCAAAGCAAATAATCAGAGTGAATTTAAATTTAACGGCTATAGATTTCCAGATATAGAAGTAGATGAGTTTAATCTATTTGATACAATAAAATATAGTATTTCGCCAGCTCACGCTATATCAATTGGATTAGAATATGATTATAATAAAGCAAAAATCAAAGCCTTAAATGATGTAGTCCAAAGTAATGGTGTGACTAATATAACTCCACAAATTATATGGCAAAACCACTATGGAGATATATTTGATGGAGATATAAATCAAGACGCTTTAAGCATGGCTACTAGATATGATTTTACCCCTGATGATACTCAAATTTACTCTTTGAGTTTAGAAAGCATTGAGAGAATTCCTAGCAATGATGAGAGATTTGTCTCCTTAAATGGCACAAACGCTCAAGGCTGGGCATCAAACCCAAATTTAAATCCAGAGCGTAGAAATAGAATAAAAACTGAATTTAAACTAAAAAATAGCAATTTCATAGACTATATGAGTTCTAAATTTGATAATGATTCTTGGCAAATTGGAGGGCATTTTATCGCTGATTGGGCTAATGATTTTATAATTTTAGATCGCAGTAAATCCATAGCCACAAAAGGCAATGTAATATCTAGGAATATCGATGCAAGGCTATATAGCCTTAATGGAAATCTAAGCTATAATTTTTTAGAAAATTTTGGTTTTAAAACAAATATATATTATAATTACGGAGAAAATAAAAGCGATAATAGACCTCTTTATCAAATAGCACCACTTGAGATGACTTTAAATTTAGATTATCAAAATTATACCAAATTTGGCAAATACTCTATAGGTGCTGCCATGAGAGCTGTGGCTAGTCAAAATAGAGGTGATTTTGATAAAAATAGCGGTCTTGGTATAGATAATAAAACAGGCGGATTTGCTATATTTGATCTATATGCAAGTATTGCTATTAAGGGTAATTGGGGAGCCAGATTTGGTGTTAATAATATTTTTAATAAAAAATATAGTGAATATATTAGCGGTTCGCATGTAGAAGCCATAGAGCCATCTGCAGTGGATGCACCAGATAGGGGATTTTATGTCTCATTTAATGGCAAATTTTAG
- a CDS encoding MATE family efflux transporter, whose translation MSSKQLSLKALSVPIFFELFLRYLSLIINTLMVAAYSNFLVGAMGAGNQILDIFITIFTFLSIGCSVVISQAIGAKNSYLASKAIHQSLFLNFILGLVCGAGILWHGEWILELMNVPQELMRQSTIYLYMLGICLFFDAVGIVLASIIRVYNRAYSVMFVTVFMDGVTLIGNFYVLNFTQSELFGVGLSTIIGRVLAILILIFILIYIVKFKLKLIEFVTIEREVIAKIMKIGGWSAGENLLWIVQYTIAFGFVASLGKENLSVQTIYFQISLFIMLIGQAISVANEIIIGKLVGAKKLQIAYKHTWRALYISLLASFLVALSSYLAQNQTMSILNLNDILKEIMIPLFALSIFLEVARTFNIIMVNSLRASGDARFCFFSGVIFMFGISLPVGYVLCFYFGLGIVGVWIGFCADEALRGMTNALRWKSKKWQDKAVV comes from the coding sequence ATGTCCTCTAAACAACTCTCACTCAAAGCTCTTAGCGTTCCTATATTTTTTGAATTATTTTTGCGGTATTTATCGCTTATTATCAACACCTTAATGGTCGCAGCATACTCAAATTTCTTAGTTGGGGCTATGGGTGCTGGAAATCAAATTTTAGATATTTTTATCACGATTTTTACATTTTTAAGTATTGGTTGTTCGGTTGTAATATCTCAAGCTATCGGTGCTAAAAACAGCTATTTAGCCTCTAAGGCGATACATCAAAGTTTATTTTTAAATTTCATTTTAGGTTTAGTATGTGGGGCTGGGATATTGTGGCATGGGGAGTGGATTTTAGAGCTTATGAATGTCCCACAAGAGCTAATGAGACAAAGCACAATTTATCTATATATGCTTGGAATTTGCCTATTTTTTGATGCAGTTGGGATCGTGCTAGCTTCTATAATTCGTGTTTATAATAGAGCTTATAGTGTTATGTTTGTGACTGTTTTTATGGATGGAGTTACATTAATTGGGAACTTTTATGTATTAAATTTCACTCAAAGTGAGCTTTTTGGCGTAGGGCTATCCACTATAATAGGGCGAGTTTTGGCTATATTAATTTTGATATTTATACTCATTTATATAGTTAAATTTAAGCTAAAATTAATCGAATTTGTCACAATTGAACGAGAAGTAATAGCCAAAATTATGAAAATTGGCGGCTGGTCAGCTGGCGAAAATCTGCTTTGGATCGTGCAATATACAATAGCTTTTGGCTTTGTAGCCAGTCTTGGCAAAGAGAATTTAAGCGTCCAAACCATATATTTTCAAATTTCCTTATTTATAATGTTAATTGGTCAAGCAATCAGCGTCGCAAATGAGATAATAATTGGCAAATTAGTAGGTGCTAAAAAACTCCAAATCGCATATAAACACACTTGGAGAGCGTTATATATCAGCCTTTTAGCCTCATTTTTAGTAGCTCTTAGCAGCTATTTAGCACAAAATCAAACTATGAGTATCTTAAATTTAAATGATATTTTAAAAGAGATTATGATACCTCTATTTGCTCTTTCTATATTTCTTGAAGTCGCTAGAACATTTAATATTATAATGGTAAATTCACTTCGTGCTAGTGGCGATGCTAGATTTTGCTTTTTTAGTGGAGTGATATTTATGTTTGGGATTTCTTTGCCTGTTGGATATGTTTTATGTTTTTATTTTGGACTTGGAATTGTGGGTGTTTGGATTGGATTTTGTGCTGATGAGGCCTTGCGTGGTATGACAAACGCATTAAGATGGAAGAGCAAAAAGTGGCAAGATAAGGCCGTAGTATAA
- the nrfH gene encoding cytochrome c nitrite reductase small subunit encodes MWFLVVVAIIIVAAGYTFYNAKGMSYFSDDSAACNNCHVMNDVYASWRKSAHSREINGKPLASCNDCHLPNEFVDKWIAKAQSGISHAYAFTFKLDDLPQNFTATKMSKNMVQANCVRCHSQMVSVVVNPTTTINHANEQLSCVKCHASVGHTRGF; translated from the coding sequence ATGTGGTTTTTAGTTGTTGTAGCGATCATTATTGTGGCTGCTGGATATACTTTTTACAATGCTAAGGGTATGTCTTATTTTAGCGATGATAGTGCAGCCTGTAATAACTGCCATGTTATGAATGATGTATATGCTAGCTGGCGTAAAAGTGCCCACTCAAGAGAGATAAACGGCAAGCCATTAGCAAGCTGTAATGACTGCCATTTACCTAATGAATTTGTGGATAAATGGATAGCTAAAGCTCAAAGTGGTATATCACACGCTTATGCATTTACCTTTAAACTAGATGATTTACCTCAAAATTTCACTGCAACTAAAATGAGTAAAAATATGGTACAAGCAAACTGCGTTCGCTGCCACTCTCAAATGGTATCAGTAGTGGTAAATCCAACAACAACTATAAATCACGCTAATGAACAGCTAAGCTGCGTTAAATGTCACGCTAGCGTAGGCCACACTCGTGGGTTCTAA
- a CDS encoding ammonia-forming cytochrome c nitrite reductase subunit c552, translating into MKKALLAVLAIIVLIGFVLFNKDISNKKAQPDMAGVVSKDVVNMSDDDPRFNVWGKNFPEYIDMYQTVETEAPFETEFGGNHSYSKLIRYPQLTVLWAGYPFSIDANEERGHFWIQVDQMDTARNNKDFLNSHGFAGFGGQPAACMNCHSGWTKWLENNAALGDTPREKWVSFNSAKYWTMIKNVPALEGITENSPEHSGPHGGKRMGVACADCHVPNTMELRVTRTALINALTKWRGYEPDPVTGVKATRSEMRSLVCAQCHVEYYFRPTGEKVKTIGESIASDTSKKWWNGTQKTYDEFDSWRDGNKATEIEVDGIELVFPWKQWGKDKPFRIEMFDEYYDEDVTRSIFPQDWPHKITKAPMLKIQHPETELYSSSVHAANGVSCADCHMPYVRKGSSKMTNHNVTSPLKDINAACKSCHTQSEEELKAQIKDIQRSIAFDLRSVEYATVSLINDIKNMRDRLGALPEFQTDGKADDKKISAVLKEVLELHRKGQMRGDFVGAENSTGFHSPREASRMLLQALEMARMGQTKLSEIALEYGFSDFKTSNLGFEDIQKLNPGEIRYKVDLNDARQSTGKNHKAGDRYYEHSNINDNPDAKLLELDKNNKPYNHKVLD; encoded by the coding sequence ATGAAAAAGGCTCTTTTGGCGGTATTAGCCATCATTGTTTTGATCGGCTTTGTTTTATTTAACAAAGACATTTCAAACAAAAAAGCTCAGCCTGATATGGCTGGTGTAGTCTCTAAAGATGTGGTGAATATGAGCGATGATGATCCACGCTTTAATGTTTGGGGTAAAAATTTCCCTGAATATATAGATATGTATCAAACAGTTGAAACTGAAGCTCCGTTTGAGACTGAATTTGGTGGAAATCACTCATATTCTAAATTGATTAGATACCCACAACTTACGGTTTTATGGGCTGGTTATCCATTCTCTATAGATGCAAATGAAGAGCGTGGCCACTTCTGGATTCAAGTAGATCAAATGGATACAGCAAGAAATAATAAAGATTTCTTAAATTCACATGGTTTTGCTGGTTTTGGCGGTCAGCCAGCTGCTTGTATGAATTGTCATAGCGGTTGGACAAAATGGCTAGAAAATAACGCTGCTTTAGGCGATACTCCTCGTGAAAAATGGGTATCATTTAATAGTGCAAAATATTGGACAATGATAAAAAATGTCCCAGCATTAGAAGGTATCACAGAAAATAGCCCAGAGCATAGCGGCCCTCATGGCGGTAAAAGAATGGGTGTTGCTTGTGCTGATTGCCATGTGCCAAATACAATGGAACTTCGTGTAACTCGCACTGCGTTAATCAACGCTTTGACAAAATGGAGAGGCTATGAGCCAGATCCTGTAACTGGGGTTAAAGCTACAAGAAGCGAAATGAGAAGCTTAGTTTGTGCTCAATGCCATGTTGAATACTACTTCCGCCCAACTGGTGAAAAAGTCAAAACTATAGGCGAGTCAATAGCTAGTGATACTAGTAAAAAATGGTGGAATGGCACTCAAAAAACTTATGATGAATTTGATAGCTGGAGAGATGGCAATAAAGCAACTGAAATTGAAGTTGATGGTATCGAGCTAGTATTCCCATGGAAACAATGGGGTAAAGATAAGCCATTTAGAATTGAGATGTTTGATGAGTATTACGATGAAGATGTAACTCGCTCTATATTCCCACAAGATTGGCCGCACAAAATTACAAAAGCACCAATGCTAAAAATTCAGCACCCTGAAACAGAGCTATACTCAAGCTCAGTCCATGCTGCAAATGGTGTAAGCTGTGCTGATTGTCATATGCCATATGTGAGAAAAGGCTCAAGCAAAATGACAAATCACAATGTAACATCTCCGCTTAAAGATATTAACGCTGCTTGTAAAAGCTGCCATACTCAAAGCGAAGAGGAGCTAAAAGCACAAATCAAAGATATACAAAGATCAATCGCATTTGATCTAAGATCAGTAGAGTATGCTACAGTAAGCCTAATAAACGATATTAAAAATATGCGTGATAGACTAGGCGCACTTCCTGAGTTTCAAACAGATGGCAAAGCAGATGACAAAAAAATCTCTGCAGTGTTAAAAGAAGTTTTAGAATTACATAGAAAAGGTCAAATGAGAGGCGACTTTGTGGGTGCTGAAAACTCAACTGGCTTCCATAGCCCAAGAGAAGCTAGTAGAATGCTACTTCAAGCTTTAGAAATGGCTAGAATGGGTCAAACCAAACTAAGCGAAATAGCTCTTGAATATGGATTTAGTGATTTTAAAACTAGCAATTTAGGTTTTGAGGATATTCAAAAATTAAATCCAGGTGAAATTCGCTATAAAGTGGATCTAAATGACGCTCGTCAAAGCACAGGTAAAAACCATAAAGCTGGCGATCGCTATTATGAACACAGCAATATAAATGATAACCCAGATGCTAAACTTCTAGAATTAGATAAAAATAACAAACCTTATAACCATAAGGTTCTTGACTAA